From a region of the Cygnus atratus isolate AKBS03 ecotype Queensland, Australia chromosome 3, CAtr_DNAZoo_HiC_assembly, whole genome shotgun sequence genome:
- the XPO1 gene encoding exportin-1: MPAIMTMLADHAARQLLDFNQKLDINLLDNVVNCLYHGEGAQQRMAQEVLTHLKEHPDAWTRVDTILEFSQNMNTKYYGLQILENVIKTRWKILPRNQCEGIKKYVVGLIIKTSSDPTCVEKEKVYIGKLNMILVQILKQEWPKHWPTFISDIVGASRTSESLCQNNMVILKLLSEEVFDFSSGQITQVKAKHLKDSMCNEFSQIFQLCQFVMENSQNAPLVHATLETLLRFLNWIPLGYIFETKLISTLIYKFLNVPMFRNVSLKCLTEIAGVSVSQYEEQFVTLFTLTMMQLKQMLPLNTNIRLAYSNGKDDEQNFIQNLSLFLCTFLKEHGQLIEKRLNLRETLMEALHYMLLVSEVEETEIFKICLEYWNHLAAELYRESPFSTSASPLLSGSQHFDVPPRRQLYLPVLSKVRLLMVSRMAKPEEVLVVENDQGEVVREFMKDTDSINLYKNMRETLVYLTHLDYADTERIMTEKLHNQVNGTEWSWKNLNTLCWAIGSISGAMHEEDEKRFLVTVIKDLLGLCEQKRGKDNKAIIASNIMYIVGQYPRFLRAHWKFLKTVVNKLFEFMHETHDGVQDMACDTFIKIAQKCRRHFVQVQVGEVMPFIDEILNNINTIICDLQPQQVHTFYEAVGYMIGAQTDQTVQEHLIEKYMLLPNQVWDSIIQQATKNVDILKDPETVKQLGSILKTNVRACKAVGHPFVIQLGRIYLDMLNVYKCLSENISAAIQANGEMVTKQPLIRSMRTVKRETLKLISGWVSRSNDPQMVAENFVPPLLDAVLIDYQRNVPAAREPEVLSTMAIIVNKLGGHITAEIPQIFDAVFECTLNMINKDFEEYPEHRTNFFLLLQAVNSHCFPAFLAIPPAQFKLVLDSIIWAFKHTMRNVADTGLQILYTLLQNVAQEEAAAQSFYQTYFCDILQHIFSVVTDTSHTAGLTMHASILAYMFNLVEEGKISTPLNPGNPVNNQMFIQEYVANLLKSAFPHLQDAQVKLFVTGLFSLNQDIPAFKEHLRDFLVQIKEFAGEDTSDLFLEERETALRQAQEEKHKLQMSVPGILNPHEIPEEMCD; encoded by the exons GTATAAAAAAGTATGTTGTCGGCCTAATTATCAAGACCTCTTCTGATCCAACATGTGTAGAa aaagagaaagtgtACATTGGGAAACTGAATATGATTCTTGTTCAG ATTCTGAAGCAGGAATGGCCAAAGCACTGGCCAACTTTTATAAGTGATATTGTGGGAGCAAGCAGGACTAGTGAAAGCCTTTGTCAGAACAATATGGTGATCCTTAAACTATTGAGCGAAGAAGTGTTTGATTTTTCCAGTGGCCAGATAACTCAAGTGAAAGCTAAGCATTTGAAAGACAG taTGTGCAATGAATTCTCTCAGATATTTCAACTGTGTCAGTTTGTGATg GAGAACTCCCAAAATGCTCCCTTAGTTCATGCAACATTGGAAACTTTGCTACGATTTCTGAACTGGATTCCTCTGGGATATATATTTGAGACCAAGTTAATCAGCACACTAATATACAAG TTCTTAAATGTTCCCATGTTTCGGAACGTCTCTTTGAAGTGCCTCACAGAGATTGCAGGTGTCAGTGTAAGCCAGTATGAAGAACAGTTTGTAACACTTTTTACCTTGACCATGATGCAGTTAAAACAG ATGCTTCCTTTAAATACCAATATCCGACTTGCATACTCAAATGGGAAAGATGATGAACAGAACTTCATTCAGAATCTCAGTTTGTTTCTCTGCACGTTCCTCAAGGAGCATGGTCAACTTatagaaaaaagattaaatctgAGGGAAACATTAATGGAG GCTCTTCATTATATGTTATTGGTATCAGAAgttgaagaaactgaaattttcaaGATTTGTCTTGAATATTGGAATCATTTAGCTGCTGAGCTCTACAGAGAAAGTCCATTTTCAACATCTGCTTCTCCATTGCTTTCGGGAAGTCAACACTTCGATGTTCCTCCAAGGAGACAGCTTTATTTGCCTGTATTATCCAAG GTTCGATTGCTAATGGTTAGCCGTATGGCTAAACCTGAAGAAGTGCTAGTTGTGGAAAATGATCAGGGGGAAGTAGTACGAGAATTCATGAAGGATACAGATTCCATAAACTTGTATAAAAATATGAGAGAAACATTGG TGTACCTTACGCATCTGGATTATGCAGACACGGAACGAATAATGACTGAAAAACTTCACAATCAAGTGAATGGGACAGAATGGTCGTGGAAAAATTTGAATACCCTATGTTGGGCTATAGGTTCAATCAGTGGAGCAATGcatgaagaagatgaaaaaagattCCTTGTTACAGTAATTAAG GATCTCCTGGGACTCTGTGAACAAAAGCGAGGAAAAGACAATAAAGCCATTATCGCATCAAATATAATGTACATAGTAGGTCAATACCCACGGTTTTTGAGGGCTCACTGGAAATTTTTGAAGACAGTAGTCAACAAGCTATTTGAATTTATGCATG AAACCCACGATGGCGTCCAGGATATGGCTTGTGATACCTTCataaaaatagcacagaaatgCCGCCGACATTTTGTTCAGGTTCAAGTGGGAGAGGTCATGCCATTTATTGATGAAATCTTGAACAATATTAATACAATCATCTGTGACCTTCAGCCACAACAG GTGCATACGTTCTATGAAGCAGTAGGATACATGATTGGGGCACAGACAGACCAGACTGTACAGGAACATCTGatagaaaaatacatgttgCTCCCTAATCAAGTATGGGACAGCATAATTCAACAGGCAACAAAG AATGTTGATATTCTGAAGGATCCTGAAACAGTTAAGCAGCTTGGTAGCATTCTGAAAACCAACGTAAGAGCGTGTAAAGCAGTTGGCCACCCCTTTGTGATTCAACTTGGAAGAATTTATTTAGATATGCTGAATGTGTACAAGTGCctaagtgaaaatatttctgcagctaTTCAGGCTAATG GTGAAATGGTAACAAAGCAGCCTTTGATTAGAAGTATGAGGACTGTAAAAAGGGAAActttaaaactgatttctggCTGGGTGAGCAGGTCCAATGATCCTCAGATG GTAGCTGAAAACTTTGTTCCTCCCTTGTTGGATGCAGTTCTCATTGACTACCAGAGAAATGTGCCGGCTGCTAGAGAACCTGAAGTACTTAGTACTATGGCTATCATTGTAAACAAGCTGGGTGGACACATTACTGCTGAAATACCTCAGATATTTGATGCTGTTTTTGAGTGCACATTAAATATGATAAATAAG GATTTTGAAGAATATCCTGAACATAGAACAAACTTCTTCTTGCTACTCCAGGCTGTAAATTCTCATTGCTTCCCAGCATTCCTGGCCATTCCACCTGCACAGTTCAAACTTGTTCTGGATTCTATTATTTGGGCTTTCAAACATACAATGAGAAATGTTGCAGATACAG GACTTCAAATACTTTATACTCTACTACAGAACGTTGCGCAAGAAGAGGCAGCTGCCCAGAGTTTCTATCAGACATATTTCTGTGATATCCTTCAGCACATTTTCTCAGTCGTAACAGATACTTCACATACTGCTG GTTTGACAATGCATGCATCAATCCTTGCATACATGTTCAACTTAgtagaagagggaaaaataagtaCTCCATTAAACCCTGGAAATCCAGTGAACAACCAAATGTTTATTCAGGAGTACGTTGCTAACCTTCTCAAATCTGCGTTTCCTCATCTGCAAGA TGCCCAGGTTAAGCTGTTTGTAACAGGACTCTTCAGTTTAAACCAGGATATTCCTGCCTTCAAGGAGCACCTAAGGGATTTCCTGGTCCAAATCAAG GAATTTGCAGGTGAAGACACATCAGATTTATTCttggaggaaagagaaacagcCCTTCGGCAGGCTCAAGAGGAGAAGCATAAACTTCAGATGTCTGTACCTGGCATCCTTAATCCACATGAAATTCCTGAGGAGAtgtgtgattaa